Proteins encoded in a region of the Benincasa hispida cultivar B227 chromosome 2, ASM972705v1, whole genome shotgun sequence genome:
- the LOC120071769 gene encoding omega-6 fatty acid desaturase, chloroplastic, whose amino-acid sequence MACRLADSMVLFNGPHQNLARTQKIASHCSPGILQVKGEILFQKKIKRQNYLLPVKRAAILRAVAVPVAPPSSSADSAEYRKQLSESYGFEQIGEPLPDNVRLKDIVESLPKEVFEINDVKAWKSVLVSVASYTLGLVMIAKVPWYLLPLAWAWTGTAITGFFVIGHDCAHKSFSRNKLVEDIVGTLAFMPLIYPYEPWRFKHDQHHAKTNMLEEDTAWHPVWKEEFDSAPLLRKAIIYGYGPFRPWMSIAHWLLWHFDLKKFRPNEVKRVKISLACVFAFMFIGWPLIIYKTGIIGWVKFWLMPWLGYHFWMSTFTMVHHTAPHIPFKSSEEWNAAQAQLNGTVHCAYPQWIEILCHDINVHIPHHISPRIPSYNLRAAHKSLQENWGKHLNEASWNWRLMKTIMTICHVYSKEENYVAFDRLNKEDSYPITFLKKVMPDLA is encoded by the exons ATGGCTTGCAGACTTGCAGATTCCATGGTTCTTTTCAAT GGCCCCCATCAGAATTTAGCTCGAACCCAGAAAATTGCATCCCATTGTTCGCCAG GTATATTGCAAGTGAAGGGGGAAATATTATTTCAGAAGAAAATCAAGCGACAGAACTATCTACTTCCTGTGAAGAGGGCTGCAATTTTACGGGCTGTTGCTGTTCCAGTTGCACCACCATCTTCTTCAGCAGATAGTGCTGAATATAGAAAACAATTATCAGAAAGCTATGGATTCGAGCAAATTGGAGAACCTCTTCCTGATAATGTTAGGTTAAAAGATATTGTTGAGTCCCTTCCTAAAGAG gtgtTTGAGATCAATGATGTGAAAGCATGGAAATCTGTTTTAGTATCTGTAGCTTCCTACACATTAGGCCTCGTCATGATTGCAAAAGTTCCATGGTATCTACTACCTTTGGCTTGGGCATGGACTGGAACTGCAATAACAGGG TTCTTTGTTATAGGTCACGATTGTGCTCACAAATCATTTTCAAGGAACAAGTTAGTGGAAGACATTGTGGGTACTTTGGCTTTCATGCCTCTAATATACCCATATGAGCCTTGGCGGTTTAAGCATGATCAACATCATGCAAAGACAAACAT GCTGGAAGAAGATACAGCTTGGCATCCTGTGTGGAAAGAGGAATTTGATTCAGCACCTCTTTTGCGTAAAGCAATCATATATGGTTATGGTCCATTTCGACCGTGGATGTCTATAGCTCATTG GTTGTTGTGGCACTTTGATTTGAAAAAGTTCAGACCAAACGAAGTGAAAAGAGTGAAGATAAGCTTAGCTTGTGTTTTTGcatttatgtttattggatgGCCATTGATCATCTACAAGACTGGGATTATTGGATGGGTCAAGTTCTGGTTAATGCCATGGCTGGGCTACCACTTTTGG ATGAGCACTTTCACCATGGTCCATCACACAGCTCCTCATATACCGTTTAAGTCTTCAGAAGAGTGGAACGCAGCTCAAGCGCAGCTCAATGGAACAGTTCACTGTGCTTATCCTCAGTG GATTGAGATTCTCTGCCATGACATCAATGTGCACATTCCCCACCATATTTCTCCAAGAATTCCGAGTTACAACTTACGGGCAGCCCACAAGTCTCTTCAAGAAAACTGGGGAAAG CATCTGAATGAGGCTTCATGGAATTGGCGATTAATGAAGACGATCATGACGATATGCCATGTCTACAGTAAAGAGGAAAACTATGTCGCATTTGACCGACTCAATAAAGAAGATTCTTATCCCATTACATTTCTCAAGAAAGTTATGCCTGATCTTGCTTGA